The following are encoded together in the Streptomyces rapamycinicus NRRL 5491 genome:
- a CDS encoding ABC transporter substrate-binding protein produces the protein MRVQLRLPPAKLAATATVTAVLLAGCGGSDEDSGAGSGPEKKTITVAGLPLADVAALHIAMDRELFEKEGLNVRVQPVQQSVQALPALAHGQVDVIGGANFVTFLQAREKGTLATRVLAEGARNAPRMMEVLVPADSKIKEPRDLEGKKVAVNILNNIQSLTLNATLGKAGAGRPDYRQVPFPQMGSVLERGQVDAVHAAEPFATALKRELKARTVVDGNAAPVAGLPLSGYVTTDTFIDKYPKTAAAFQRAISAAQAVAAKDRGAVEKTLPGYTKIKPAEAAAIGLPGYPATSSAVQLKRLISLMRAQKLLTKDLDPAAVLYQPAE, from the coding sequence ATGAGAGTCCAACTGCGCTTACCCCCGGCAAAGTTGGCCGCGACCGCCACGGTCACCGCCGTGCTTCTCGCCGGATGCGGCGGCTCCGACGAGGACTCCGGCGCCGGGAGCGGGCCGGAGAAGAAAACGATCACGGTCGCCGGACTGCCGCTCGCCGATGTGGCCGCCCTGCACATCGCCATGGACCGCGAGCTCTTCGAGAAGGAAGGGCTGAACGTCCGCGTCCAGCCGGTCCAGCAGAGCGTCCAGGCGCTGCCCGCGCTCGCCCACGGCCAGGTGGACGTCATCGGCGGCGCCAACTTCGTGACGTTCCTCCAGGCCCGCGAGAAGGGCACCCTGGCCACCCGGGTGCTGGCCGAGGGCGCGCGCAACGCCCCGCGCATGATGGAGGTGCTGGTGCCCGCCGACTCCAAGATCAAGGAGCCGCGGGACCTCGAGGGCAAGAAGGTCGCGGTCAACATCCTCAACAACATCCAGTCGCTCACCCTCAACGCCACCCTCGGCAAGGCCGGAGCCGGCCGGCCCGACTACCGGCAGGTGCCGTTCCCGCAGATGGGCTCGGTACTGGAGCGGGGCCAGGTGGACGCCGTGCACGCCGCCGAGCCCTTCGCCACCGCGCTCAAGCGCGAGCTGAAGGCCCGCACGGTGGTCGACGGCAACGCGGCCCCCGTCGCCGGACTGCCGCTCAGCGGCTATGTCACCACCGACACCTTCATCGACAAGTACCCCAAGACCGCCGCCGCCTTCCAGCGCGCCATCTCCGCCGCCCAGGCCGTGGCCGCCAAGGACCGTGGCGCCGTGGAGAAGACACTGCCCGGCTATACGAAGATCAAGCCGGCGGAGGCCGCCGCCATCGGCCTGCCCGGCTACCCGGCCACCTCCAGTGCCGTCCAGCTGAAGCGGCTCATCTCGCTGATGCGGGCGCAGAAGCTGCTCACCAAGGACCTCGACCCCGCCGCCGTCCTCTACCAGCCCGCCGAGTGA
- a CDS encoding ABC transporter permease encodes MSPATVRRKRAGRARSALLGAVGVLVAFAACEALGRSGTVRSAFLPPASEVLVRAVELGGDTAFLNGVGATLQAWATGLALACALAIPLGLLLGSVPAAAQATRVLIEFLRPVPSVALIPLVSLLLGAGSETTVALVTYACVWPVLFNTVYGLGETDPLAKDTLRAFGFGRLAVLLMAGLPSAAPFIAAGVRIAAGTALILAVAGEILAGFGEGLGTFIAQAGMATDGTRDVLAGVVWAGALGLVINLALTAVERRLFPWAPEHRGSGT; translated from the coding sequence GTGAGCCCCGCGACGGTCAGGCGGAAGCGCGCCGGGCGGGCCAGGAGCGCGCTGCTCGGCGCCGTCGGCGTGCTCGTGGCCTTCGCCGCCTGCGAGGCCCTGGGCCGCTCCGGGACGGTGCGGAGCGCTTTCCTGCCGCCCGCCTCCGAGGTGCTGGTACGGGCCGTCGAACTCGGCGGCGACACCGCCTTCCTGAACGGCGTCGGCGCGACCCTCCAGGCATGGGCCACCGGGCTCGCCCTCGCCTGCGCCCTCGCCATCCCCCTCGGGCTGCTGCTGGGCAGTGTCCCGGCGGCCGCGCAGGCAACGCGGGTGCTGATCGAGTTCCTGCGCCCGGTGCCGTCGGTGGCCCTCATCCCCCTGGTGTCGCTGCTGCTCGGCGCCGGCAGCGAGACCACGGTCGCCCTCGTCACCTACGCGTGTGTCTGGCCCGTGCTGTTCAACACCGTCTACGGGCTCGGCGAGACCGATCCGCTGGCCAAGGACACGCTGCGCGCCTTCGGCTTCGGGCGGCTCGCCGTCCTCTTGATGGCGGGTCTGCCGTCGGCCGCCCCGTTCATCGCCGCCGGGGTGCGCATCGCGGCGGGCACCGCCCTGATCCTCGCCGTGGCCGGCGAGATCCTCGCCGGATTCGGCGAGGGTCTTGGCACCTTCATCGCCCAGGCGGGCATGGCCACCGACGGCACCCGCGACGTACTGGCCGGAGTGGTGTGGGCGGGAGCGCTCGGCCTCGTCATCAACCTGGCGCTCACCGCGGTCGAACGGCGGCTGTTCCCCTGGGCGCCCGAGCACCGCGGGAGCGGCACATGA
- a CDS encoding ABC transporter permease — translation MTAQATPPGAAQRLPRTLALRLGVPVVAVALWQLAARARGSVFFPTPARIVDHGYHLWFSGPAERAFLTDAAVRDLLPSLGRVLAGFALAAAGGIVLGLALGRSRTVYALCDPVLQFARAVPPPALVPVFVVVFDLGTPMQLASIVFGAIWPVLINTAEGVRGIDPLRLDVAATVRMRPAARIVLLYLPAALPRIFAGLRLSLSLSLILMVFSELLPGTADGIGFSLTDAQTRSDLLTVWAVMVLLGALGHLLNSALLAVERLALGRHRAAHRT, via the coding sequence ATGACCGCGCAGGCCACCCCGCCCGGTGCCGCACAACGGCTGCCCCGGACCCTCGCGCTGCGGCTCGGCGTCCCGGTGGTGGCCGTGGCGCTGTGGCAACTCGCCGCGCGGGCCCGCGGCAGCGTGTTCTTCCCGACCCCCGCCCGGATCGTCGACCACGGTTATCACCTGTGGTTCTCCGGCCCCGCCGAACGGGCGTTCCTCACCGACGCGGCGGTCCGCGACCTGCTGCCCAGCCTCGGCCGGGTGCTCGCCGGATTCGCCCTCGCCGCGGCCGGTGGCATCGTGCTGGGGCTCGCTCTGGGCCGCTCGCGCACCGTGTACGCGCTGTGCGATCCGGTGCTGCAGTTCGCCCGCGCCGTGCCCCCGCCCGCGCTGGTGCCCGTCTTCGTCGTGGTCTTCGACCTCGGCACGCCGATGCAGCTCGCCTCCATCGTCTTCGGCGCCATCTGGCCCGTACTGATCAACACGGCCGAGGGGGTCCGCGGCATCGATCCGCTGCGCCTGGACGTCGCCGCCACCGTGCGGATGCGGCCCGCCGCGCGGATCGTGCTGCTGTATCTGCCCGCCGCGCTCCCGCGCATCTTCGCCGGGCTGCGGCTGAGCCTGTCGCTCTCGCTCATCCTGATGGTGTTCTCGGAGCTGCTGCCCGGCACCGCCGACGGCATAGGCTTCTCGCTCACCGACGCGCAGACCCGCTCCGATCTGCTCACGGTGTGGGCGGTGATGGTGCTGCTCGGCGCGCTCGGGCATCTGCTCAACAGCGCGCTGCTCGCCGTCGAGCGCCTGGCTCTCGGCAGACACCGCGCGGCGCACCGCACCTGA
- the mdlC gene encoding benzoylformate decarboxylase, producing MAGPTTHPPTTTVREAVLALCRATGMTTVFGNPGSTELRMFRDWPEDFRYVLGLQESTAVAMAAGHALGTGRAALVSLHSAGGVGHSLGAVFNAYRDRVPVVIIAGQQSRALLPLRPFLGADEPARFPRPYVKFSRQPERAADVPAALAEAHRVAMSHPRGPVFLSVPEDDWDRPAQPVAPRTVHGGYTADPAALTGLARALDASARPALVVGPGVDDERAVREVAGLAERLRAAVWISPLSGRSGFDERHPLFQGFLPPVADQLAERLATHDVVVALGAPLFTYHVHSEAPPLADGTELYHLDCDPAQAAWLPVGTSVVTTLRPALRTLTELVRPVDRPAPPPRPAPGPPPVTSTEEISPELVMDLLRERLPRDTVLVEETPSHRDALHARLPISGEGRFLTTGSGALGWGLPLAVGRALADGERVVCVVGDGSALYSVQALWTAARHRAPVSYVLLDNGGYGAVKALGHRIGIAPVPGTDIGGIDFAALAGSFGCPAERVEHPGHLPKALDRVLALGRDDGPLLLQVRVPADDSPAYEPWAR from the coding sequence ATGGCCGGGCCCACCACCCACCCCCCGACCACCACGGTCCGCGAGGCGGTGCTGGCACTGTGCCGCGCCACCGGGATGACGACCGTCTTCGGCAACCCGGGCTCCACCGAACTGCGGATGTTCCGCGACTGGCCCGAGGACTTCCGCTATGTGCTCGGCCTGCAAGAATCCACCGCCGTCGCCATGGCCGCGGGCCACGCCCTGGGCACCGGGCGGGCGGCGCTGGTCAGCCTGCACTCCGCCGGGGGAGTGGGCCACTCCCTGGGAGCGGTGTTCAACGCCTACCGGGACCGGGTGCCGGTGGTGATCATCGCGGGGCAGCAGTCCCGTGCGCTGCTGCCGCTGCGGCCCTTCCTCGGCGCCGACGAACCGGCCCGGTTCCCGCGCCCGTATGTGAAGTTCAGCAGGCAGCCGGAGCGGGCCGCCGATGTGCCCGCCGCGCTCGCCGAGGCCCACCGCGTCGCCATGAGCCACCCCCGGGGCCCGGTCTTCCTCTCCGTACCGGAGGACGACTGGGACCGCCCCGCCCAGCCGGTCGCCCCGCGCACCGTGCACGGCGGCTACACCGCCGACCCCGCCGCGCTCACCGGCCTCGCCCGAGCACTCGACGCCTCGGCGCGCCCCGCGCTGGTCGTCGGGCCGGGCGTGGACGACGAGCGCGCCGTACGGGAAGTGGCCGGACTGGCCGAGCGGCTGCGGGCCGCGGTGTGGATCAGCCCGCTCTCCGGACGCTCCGGCTTCGACGAACGCCACCCGCTCTTCCAGGGGTTTCTGCCACCCGTCGCCGACCAGCTGGCGGAGCGGCTGGCCACCCATGACGTGGTGGTCGCGCTCGGCGCCCCGCTGTTCACCTACCACGTGCACAGCGAGGCCCCGCCGCTCGCCGACGGCACCGAGCTGTACCACCTCGACTGCGACCCCGCGCAGGCGGCGTGGCTCCCGGTGGGCACCAGCGTCGTCACCACCCTCCGCCCCGCCCTGCGCACCCTCACCGAACTCGTCCGGCCCGTCGACCGGCCCGCGCCACCGCCGCGGCCCGCCCCCGGGCCGCCGCCGGTCACTTCGACGGAGGAGATCTCGCCCGAGCTGGTGATGGACCTGCTGCGCGAGCGGCTGCCCCGGGACACCGTGCTGGTCGAGGAGACTCCCAGCCACCGCGACGCCCTCCACGCCCGCCTCCCCATCAGCGGCGAGGGCCGTTTCCTCACCACCGGCAGCGGCGCGCTGGGCTGGGGGCTGCCGCTCGCGGTCGGCCGCGCCCTCGCGGACGGCGAACGGGTGGTGTGCGTCGTCGGCGACGGCTCGGCGCTCTACTCGGTGCAGGCCCTGTGGACCGCGGCCCGGCACCGCGCCCCGGTGAGCTACGTCCTGCTCGACAACGGCGGCTACGGCGCGGTGAAGGCACTGGGCCACCGCATCGGCATCGCACCCGTGCCGGGCACCGACATCGGCGGTATCGACTTCGCGGCGCTCGCCGGGTCCTTCGGCTGCCCGGCCGAACGGGTGGAGCACCCCGGCCACCTCCCCAAGGCCCTCGACCGGGTGCTCGCCCTCGGCCGCGACGACGGGCCGCTGCTGCTCCAGGTCCGGGTCCCCGCCGACGACTCCCCGGCGTACGAGCCCTGGGCCCGGTGA
- a CDS encoding ABC transporter ATP-binding protein: MLRIDRLSHRYGDGPDVLQDIELTVPDGQLVTLVGPSGCGKSTLLRCVAGLIRPSAGRITLDGEVVDGVPDRLGVVFQDYSRSLFPWLSVRENVALPLRRRGLPRAERHAAAVAMLEQVGLADAARRHPWQLSGGMQQRVALARALAARPALLLMDEPFGALDAQTREDLEDLLLRLHRAEGMTILLVTHDIDESVYVADRVVVLAPEPGRVRADLPVALPAERDQIATRGLPEFIALRTEVGRAVRQGAATTPPPSG, translated from the coding sequence ATGCTGCGGATCGACCGGCTCAGCCATCGCTACGGCGACGGCCCCGATGTGCTCCAGGACATCGAACTCACCGTCCCCGACGGGCAGTTGGTCACCCTTGTCGGCCCGTCCGGCTGTGGCAAGTCCACCCTGCTGCGCTGTGTCGCGGGCCTGATCCGCCCCTCCGCCGGGCGGATCACCCTGGACGGGGAGGTGGTGGACGGCGTCCCGGACCGGCTCGGAGTGGTCTTCCAGGACTACAGCCGCTCGCTCTTCCCCTGGCTCTCGGTGCGGGAGAACGTCGCCCTTCCGCTGCGGCGGCGCGGACTGCCCCGCGCGGAACGCCATGCGGCGGCGGTGGCCATGCTGGAGCAGGTGGGCCTGGCCGACGCCGCCCGCCGCCACCCCTGGCAGCTGTCGGGCGGCATGCAGCAGCGTGTCGCGCTCGCCCGCGCCCTGGCCGCCCGGCCCGCGCTGCTGCTGATGGACGAGCCGTTCGGCGCGCTGGACGCGCAGACCCGGGAGGATCTGGAGGATCTGCTGCTGCGGCTGCACCGGGCCGAGGGAATGACGATTCTGCTGGTCACCCATGACATCGACGAGAGCGTCTATGTGGCGGACCGGGTGGTGGTGCTGGCTCCGGAACCGGGCCGGGTGCGGGCGGATCTGCCGGTGGCGCTGCCCGCCGAACGCGACCAGATCGCCACCCGGGGGCTGCCGGAGTTCATCGCGCTGCGGACGGAGGTGGGGCGCGCGGTCCGCCAGGGAGCGGCCACGACCCCACCTCCGAGCGGCTAA
- a CDS encoding carbohydrate-binding protein, protein MRSTLRRISLAVAAATAVFTAALPGTATAQDGQGQQGRTYHVATWGADHDSGSSRHPFRTIGRCTEQVGPGDTCLIHRGNYRERVAPPSGRADAPVTLAAYGDGAVTIDGTRAVTGWQDAGGGLVAADVDLPLDRSENALFLDGERAMEGRWPNSGSDPLNPSWAVAERSSTDQHIDDPDLPDGDFTGATVHLWAGSNPWSQQTGTVTATSDGALDFKGGNYRCTPLCMGDQNYRNYYLVGAKATLDQPGEWYYDKDAGRLYLVPPKGGIAGHTVTAKHESWGVDLSHSSHVTVRGLELWGTSLRTGADSTGVLVEGVRARYISEFSTLPMPRDDELAIPPGEGHIVASRVLNSGVQILGRGNTLRDSDIGYSAGTGVLLRGSGNTVTGNYIHDVGWMGSYTPGIEVNGGGQTVTHNTIRRTGRASIDTAWQLNGVPFHDNRIAYNDLSEAMRTSRDGSPFYVCCNLDAKGTSVDHNTVHDADGQVGYYIDNSSGNFLLHHNVAYNTGTRGTFFNGHSSVSLGNRDHNSSYGTGISTAAVRLSGATDATGTYVSNDVALTPMEISGPGDPAPVVRNNLLPPADPRYTDARNGELWPRADSPAIDAGEQVDGVTGEVRGDGPDQGAYEYGEPIWSSGCRLAGCETRVRNDGWKATASGGADASAAVDGVQTTQWKGDAPQAAGQSLTVDLGTAKTFGRLAIDAGLDATGHPSGFTVSVSRDGEHWGTPVARVSGRSFTQDAVFGQRTARYLRIELTRPGENPWAVNEIRLYADGPDAAAALQAERAEVVRGVERGEAATSVLGTGDAIGFRGVRFGAGADTLTVRLASGGCGDCALRLRLDSPEGPVAATLPVRGTGGTDEWRERSVRLPRTVTGSHDVYLVATGGHRVAAVDWLTLR, encoded by the coding sequence ATGAGATCCACGCTCAGGCGCATATCCCTGGCCGTCGCCGCGGCGACGGCGGTCTTCACCGCGGCATTACCGGGCACCGCGACGGCGCAGGACGGGCAGGGACAGCAGGGGCGTACGTATCACGTCGCCACCTGGGGCGCCGACCACGACAGCGGCAGCTCGCGCCATCCGTTCCGCACCATCGGCCGCTGCACCGAGCAGGTCGGGCCCGGGGACACCTGTCTGATCCACCGCGGGAACTACCGTGAGCGGGTCGCCCCGCCCTCGGGCCGCGCCGACGCCCCGGTCACCCTGGCGGCGTACGGGGACGGGGCGGTCACCATCGACGGGACACGGGCGGTGACCGGGTGGCAGGACGCGGGCGGCGGTCTGGTGGCCGCCGATGTGGACCTCCCGCTCGACCGCAGCGAGAACGCGCTGTTCCTGGACGGCGAGCGCGCCATGGAGGGCCGCTGGCCCAACTCCGGCTCCGATCCGCTCAATCCGTCCTGGGCGGTGGCCGAGCGCTCCTCCACCGACCAGCACATCGACGACCCGGATCTGCCGGACGGCGACTTCACCGGCGCCACCGTCCATCTGTGGGCCGGTTCCAACCCGTGGAGCCAGCAGACCGGCACCGTGACCGCCACATCGGACGGCGCCCTCGACTTCAAGGGCGGCAACTACCGCTGCACCCCGCTGTGCATGGGCGACCAGAACTACCGCAACTACTACCTGGTCGGCGCCAAGGCCACGCTGGACCAGCCCGGTGAGTGGTACTACGACAAGGACGCGGGCCGCCTCTATCTGGTCCCGCCCAAGGGCGGTATCGCGGGCCACACCGTGACCGCGAAGCACGAGAGCTGGGGCGTGGACCTCTCGCACAGCTCGCATGTCACCGTCCGCGGCCTCGAGCTGTGGGGCACCTCGCTGCGCACCGGCGCCGACAGCACCGGTGTGCTGGTCGAGGGGGTCCGGGCCCGCTACATCTCGGAGTTCTCCACGCTCCCCATGCCACGCGACGACGAACTGGCCATCCCGCCCGGCGAGGGCCACATCGTCGCCTCGCGGGTGCTGAACTCCGGTGTCCAGATCCTCGGTCGGGGCAACACCCTGCGCGACAGCGACATCGGCTACTCCGCGGGCACGGGTGTGCTGCTGCGCGGCAGCGGCAACACCGTCACCGGCAACTACATCCACGACGTGGGCTGGATGGGCAGCTACACCCCCGGTATCGAGGTCAACGGCGGCGGCCAGACCGTCACCCACAACACCATCCGCCGCACCGGCCGCGCGAGCATCGACACCGCCTGGCAGCTGAACGGGGTGCCCTTCCACGACAACCGGATCGCCTACAACGACCTCTCCGAGGCGATGCGCACCTCACGCGACGGCAGCCCGTTCTATGTGTGCTGCAACCTGGACGCCAAGGGCACCAGCGTCGACCACAACACCGTGCATGACGCGGACGGCCAGGTGGGCTACTACATCGACAACTCCTCCGGCAACTTCCTGCTGCACCACAACGTGGCGTACAACACCGGCACCCGCGGCACCTTCTTCAACGGCCACAGCAGTGTCAGCCTCGGCAACCGCGACCACAACTCCTCGTACGGCACGGGCATTTCCACCGCCGCCGTCCGGCTGAGCGGCGCGACCGACGCCACCGGGACGTATGTGAGCAACGACGTGGCGCTCACACCGATGGAGATCTCCGGCCCCGGCGACCCCGCCCCCGTCGTACGGAACAACCTGCTGCCGCCGGCCGATCCGCGCTACACCGACGCGCGCAACGGCGAACTCTGGCCGCGCGCGGACTCCCCCGCCATCGACGCGGGCGAGCAGGTCGACGGGGTGACCGGCGAGGTCCGGGGCGACGGACCGGACCAGGGCGCGTACGAGTACGGCGAGCCCATCTGGTCCTCCGGCTGCCGGCTGGCGGGCTGTGAGACCCGGGTCCGCAACGACGGCTGGAAGGCGACCGCCTCGGGTGGCGCCGATGCCTCGGCCGCCGTGGACGGGGTGCAGACCACCCAGTGGAAGGGCGACGCCCCCCAGGCCGCCGGTCAGTCCCTCACCGTGGATCTCGGCACCGCGAAGACCTTCGGCCGGCTGGCGATCGACGCGGGTCTTGACGCCACCGGACACCCCTCTGGCTTCACCGTCTCGGTCAGCCGCGACGGTGAGCACTGGGGGACGCCGGTGGCCCGGGTCAGCGGCCGCTCCTTCACCCAGGACGCGGTCTTCGGGCAGCGCACCGCCCGCTATCTGCGGATCGAGCTGACGCGGCCGGGCGAGAACCCGTGGGCGGTGAACGAGATCCGGCTCTACGCCGACGGCCCCGACGCGGCCGCCGCTCTTCAGGCGGAGCGCGCCGAGGTGGTCCGGGGTGTCGAACGCGGCGAGGCGGCCACCTCGGTCCTCGGAACGGGGGACGCGATCGGCTTCCGGGGCGTACGGTTCGGCGCGGGCGCGGACACGTTGACGGTGCGGCTGGCGTCCGGCGGCTGCGGGGACTGCGCCCTGCGGCTGCGCCTGGACTCACCCGAAGGACCGGTGGCGGCCACGCTTCCGGTGCGCGGGACCGGTGGCACGGACGAGTGGCGGGAGCGTTCGGTGCGTCTCCCCCGCACGGTGACCGGCTCCCATGACGTCTATCTCGTCGCCACGGGCGGCCACCGGGTGGCCGCCGTGGACTGGCTGACGTTGCGTTAG
- a CDS encoding IclR family transcriptional regulator gives MRRTLVTLNEAGWLRASRGDITRWEVGARVLAVRPAAHQGSSLFAAAREPMCRLRDAVDETIHLAVPDGLRCMVMVDRVDRVDCNQAVRTYHQVGDTSPMHATATGHAVLALLPADEVDEVIADGLDRYGDATIADPHELREELERVRRDGYALNRNQYLPDVCALAAEISARRFE, from the coding sequence GTGCGGCGGACCCTGGTGACGCTCAACGAGGCGGGGTGGCTGCGCGCCAGCCGGGGCGACATCACACGCTGGGAGGTCGGCGCCCGGGTGCTCGCGGTCCGCCCGGCCGCCCACCAGGGGTCGAGCCTGTTCGCGGCGGCACGCGAGCCGATGTGCCGGCTGCGCGACGCGGTCGACGAGACCATCCATCTGGCCGTGCCGGACGGACTGCGCTGCATGGTCATGGTCGACCGGGTCGACCGGGTCGACTGCAACCAGGCAGTGCGCACGTACCACCAAGTCGGCGACACCTCGCCGATGCACGCCACGGCCACCGGCCACGCGGTCCTCGCCCTCCTCCCCGCCGACGAGGTCGACGAGGTCATCGCGGACGGACTGGACCGCTACGGCGATGCCACCATCGCCGATCCGCACGAGCTGCGCGAGGAGCTCGAGCGGGTCCGGCGGGACGGCTACGCCCTCAATCGCAACCAGTACCTGCCCGATGTCTGCGCCCTCGCGGCGGAGATCAGCGCCCGTCGTTTCGAGTGA
- a CDS encoding aldehyde dehydrogenase family protein, with product MRLADGIRAGQVNVNAVGVGTGVELPFGGYKHSGWGREKGLAALDGYTRLKNVCIGFGQGPAVGEG from the coding sequence ATGCGCCTCGCCGACGGGATCAGGGCCGGGCAGGTCAACGTCAACGCGGTGGGCGTGGGCACCGGGGTGGAGCTGCCGTTCGGCGGCTACAAGCACAGCGGATGGGGACGCGAGAAGGGGCTGGCCGCCCTGGACGGCTACACCCGGCTGAAGAACGTGTGCATCGGCTTCGGCCAAGGCCCCGCGGTGGGGGAGGGCTGA
- a CDS encoding aldo/keto reductase, with protein sequence MRYRRLGATGPRVSVVGLGGNNFGSRLDGDATRAVVHAALDAGITLFDTADTYGGYGGAGQAGDSERLLGAALEGRRDTVVLATKFGMAMGPEYDRFGPRGSRAYLRHAVRMSLRRLGTDYIDLYQYHEPDGVTPVAETAAALEELVAEGVVRHYGCSNMAGPQLVPGFVSTQVRYHLLDRTAETARAPAATRAGTAPLPYCPLANGLLSGKYRRGEPPPPGSRLSWRQGWLTDAALDRAEALTAYGAERGQPLLRVAVGGLAALPGVGSVICGAMTPEQATANPAAAAWIPDAADLAALDDIVAPGERVV encoded by the coding sequence ATGCGCTACCGGCGGCTCGGGGCCACCGGGCCACGCGTCTCGGTCGTGGGCCTCGGCGGCAACAACTTCGGCTCACGGCTGGACGGCGACGCCACCCGGGCCGTCGTCCACGCCGCGCTGGACGCGGGCATCACCCTCTTCGACACCGCCGACACCTACGGCGGTTACGGCGGGGCCGGTCAGGCGGGGGACAGCGAACGGCTGCTCGGCGCGGCGCTCGAGGGCCGCCGTGACACCGTGGTGCTGGCCACCAAGTTCGGCATGGCCATGGGGCCGGAGTACGACCGCTTCGGCCCGCGCGGCTCCCGGGCGTACCTCCGGCACGCCGTCCGGATGTCGCTGCGGCGGCTCGGCACCGACTACATCGACCTGTACCAATACCACGAGCCGGACGGTGTCACCCCGGTCGCCGAGACCGCCGCCGCGCTGGAGGAGCTGGTGGCCGAGGGCGTGGTGCGCCACTACGGCTGCTCGAACATGGCCGGGCCCCAGCTGGTGCCCGGATTCGTCTCCACCCAGGTCCGCTACCACCTGCTGGACCGCACCGCCGAAACCGCGCGGGCCCCCGCCGCCACCCGGGCGGGCACCGCGCCGCTGCCGTACTGCCCGCTGGCCAACGGCCTGCTCAGTGGCAAGTACCGGCGTGGCGAACCACCGCCGCCGGGCAGCAGGCTGTCCTGGCGGCAGGGGTGGCTGACCGACGCGGCCCTCGACCGGGCCGAGGCGCTGACGGCATACGGCGCCGAGCGCGGCCAGCCGCTGCTGCGGGTGGCGGTCGGCGGGCTCGCCGCCCTCCCCGGGGTGGGCTCCGTGATCTGCGGAGCGATGACCCCGGAGCAGGCCACCGCCAACCCGGCGGCCGCCGCCTGGATACCCGACGCGGCCGATCTGGCCGCCCTCGACGACATCGTGGCCCCCGGCGAACGGGTGGTGTGA
- a CDS encoding NAD(P)/FAD-dependent oxidoreductase, with amino-acid sequence MLVEKGKIGSGASGRNGSMCTQGITISTGEARKRYGQPRARELYDAFRAAVDVVEELTEKEGIDCDFTRCGRLGVAYKAEHFERKRAQQRDLAENFGHETVLLSRDELRAELGSDYYHGALLDPLSAALHVGKYVHGLAAAAERAGARIHERNAATAVTREPDGSFLVETWHGTVRAKQVMAATDAYTDRSLPWFRKRLVSVGSFVIVTEPLGEEPAREIIPKARLVVDSKDIGHYIRLTPDQRLAFGGRAHFAPSDPASDRRGGAVLKREMAEVFPQLRHVDIDCVWGGSVGFSYDRVPHAGQADGVYYSMGYCGHGVQLATYMGRAMAEVMDGRPEANPLRGIGFPRIPVPFYNGTAWFLPFAGAYYKAKDRLM; translated from the coding sequence CTGCTCGTGGAGAAGGGCAAGATCGGCTCCGGTGCCTCGGGGCGCAACGGCAGCATGTGCACCCAGGGCATCACCATCTCCACCGGCGAGGCGCGCAAGCGCTACGGGCAGCCGCGCGCCCGCGAGCTGTACGACGCCTTCCGCGCGGCGGTGGACGTCGTCGAGGAGCTGACCGAGAAGGAGGGCATCGACTGCGACTTCACCCGGTGCGGCCGGCTCGGTGTGGCGTACAAGGCCGAGCACTTCGAGCGGAAGAGGGCCCAGCAGCGCGATCTGGCCGAGAACTTCGGCCATGAGACGGTGCTGCTGAGCCGGGATGAGCTGCGCGCCGAACTCGGCTCGGACTACTACCACGGCGCGCTGCTGGACCCGCTCAGCGCGGCGCTGCACGTCGGCAAGTACGTCCACGGCCTCGCGGCCGCCGCCGAACGGGCCGGGGCGCGGATCCACGAGCGCAACGCCGCCACCGCCGTGACCCGCGAACCGGACGGCTCCTTCCTGGTGGAGACGTGGCACGGCACCGTCCGGGCGAAGCAGGTGATGGCGGCCACCGACGCGTACACCGACCGTTCGCTGCCGTGGTTCCGCAAGCGGCTGGTGTCCGTCGGCAGCTTCGTCATCGTCACCGAGCCGCTGGGCGAGGAGCCGGCCCGGGAGATCATCCCGAAGGCCCGGCTGGTGGTCGACTCCAAGGACATCGGCCACTACATCCGGCTCACCCCCGATCAGCGCCTCGCCTTCGGCGGCCGGGCCCACTTCGCCCCCTCCGACCCGGCCTCGGACCGCCGCGGCGGAGCGGTGCTGAAGCGCGAAATGGCGGAGGTCTTCCCGCAGTTGCGCCATGTGGACATCGACTGTGTGTGGGGCGGCAGCGTCGGGTTCTCCTACGACCGCGTCCCGCACGCCGGCCAGGCCGACGGCGTGTACTACTCGATGGGCTACTGCGGCCACGGTGTTCAGCTGGCCACGTACATGGGCCGTGCCATGGCCGAGGTGATGGACGGCCGCCCGGAGGCCAATCCACTGCGCGGCATCGGCTTCCCGCGGATCCCGGTGCCCTTCTACAACGGGACGGCCTGGTTTCTGCCGTTCGCCGGGGCGTACTACAAGGCCAAGGACCGGCTCATGTGA